In Trifolium pratense cultivar HEN17-A07 linkage group LG7, ARS_RC_1.1, whole genome shotgun sequence, a genomic segment contains:
- the LOC123896155 gene encoding uncharacterized protein LOC123896155: protein MALEATMLQENMAVEANNCENGKILPTIQKLDCIYDEEPLGFEKDPSNSSQKMQAQDPLEEIDIGDGSIKRPTYISANIPKDLRDKLVELLKEFKDCFAWDYNEMPGLNRNLVEHRLPIRPDKKPVKQSPRRFAPEILSKIKEDIERLLRSKFIRTASRIGRWALALSEYSLSYKPLKAIKGQIVADFIVDHSAIESPQNYVALEPWILYFDGSKHQHGTGIGVLIISPQKIPTKFKYKINGICSNNEAEYEALIAGLEILLSLGAKDIKIKGDSELVLKQLTKEYKCIKEHLIRYFVIANALLKHFDSIDIEHVPRIENQEANDLAQIASGYKVSKEKLERLVEIKDKLISHEPMLSELSTPKLGGVNGDWRKPIVEYLENPIGNAPRKIKYRASNYVIIGNELFKKTLEGILLKCLSETEAYIAISDVHSGACGSHQSGHKMKWLLFRQGMYWPSMLKDCIDFAKGCQECQKHAGIQHVPASELHSIIKPWPFRGWALDLIGEIKPASSKKQKYIIVGIDYFTKWIEAIPLPNVDQEEVISFIQNHIIYRFGIPETITTDQGSVFTGRKMQEFARQTGFKLLTSTPYYAQANGQVEAANKIIIGLIRKHIAQKPRNWNKTLNQVLWACRNSPKESTNSTPFRLTYGHDAVLPVEICLQSIRIQRQMEIPIDHYWSMMYDELVDLDEERLRALDTLSRQGKSGKSL, encoded by the exons atggCTTTGGAAGCCACTATGCTGCAAGAgaatatggctgtcgaagccaataATTGTGAAAATGGCAAAATATTGCCAACTATCCAAAAGTTGGACTGCATCTATGATGAAGAACCATTGGGATTTGAAAAAGATCCTTCGAATTCTAGTCAAAAGATGCAAGCCCAGGACCCTTTGGAGGAAatagatattggagatggctcgaTCAAAAGGCCAACGTACATAAGTGCCAATATCCCAAAGGACTTACGTGATAAACTGGTTGAACTCCTTAAAGAGTTCAAAGATTGTTTTGCTTGGGATTACAATGAAATGCCAGGTTTAAACAGAAATTTGGTCGAACACAGATTACCTATTCGACCAGACAAGAAACCAGTTAAGCAATCACCAAGAAGGTTTGCACCAGAAATCCTGTCTAAAATCAAAGAGGATATTGAAAGGCTGCTGAGAAGCAAATTCATCAGGACTGCCAG TCGAATTGGAAGATGGGCTTTAGCTCTTTCTGAGTATTCACTTTCATACAAACCTTTGAAAGCAATTAAAGGCCAAATAGTGGCTGACTTTATTGTTGATCATTCAGCAATTGAATCACCCCAGAACTATGTTGCTTTAGAGCCATGGATTTTGTACTTCGACGGATCTAAGCATCAACATGGAACAGGAATTGGTGTCTTAATAATTTCCCCACAAAAAATTCCTACCaagtttaaatataaaatcaatgGTATTTGTTCAAATAATGAGGCTGAATATGAGGCTTTAATAGCAGGATTGGAAATACTGTTGAGCCTGGGGGCaaaagacattaaaataaaaggtgattCAGAATTAGTTTTGAAACAATTGACAAAAGAGTACAAATGTATTAAAGAACATTTGATTCGTTATTTTGTCATAGCGAATGCGTTACTAAAACATTTCGATTCGATCGACATAGAACATGTTCCTCGAATAGAGAATCAGGAAGCAAATGACTTGGCACAGATTGCTTCTGGATACAAGGTGTCCAAAGAGAAATTAGAACGATTAGTGGAGATTAAAGATAAACTGATTTCTCATGAGCCAATGCTTTCGGAATTGTCAACGCCAAAACTTGGGGGGG TGAATGGTGATTGGAGGAAACCAATTGTGGAATATCTGGAAAATCCAATTGGAAATGCTCCTCGAAAGATCAAATATAGGGCATCAAATTATGTAATCATTGGTAATGAATTATTCAAAAAGACCCTTGAAGGAATTTTATTAAAGTGCCTTAGTGAAACTGAAGCATATATAGCCATCTCTGACGTTCATAGTGGAGCTTGTGGTTCTCACCAATCAGGCCATAAGATGAAGTGGCTTTTATTTCGACAAGGCATGTATTGGCCATCCATGTTAAAAGATTGTATAGATTTTGCTAAGGGATGCCAAGAATGTCAAAAACATGCAGGAATTCAACATGTACCTGCAAGTGAACTACATTCAATAATAAAACCTTGGCCATTTAGAGGTTGGGcattagatttaattggtgaaatAAAACCAGCATCATCAAAAAAGCAAAAATACATAATAGTTGGTATTGACTATTTTACTAAATGGATCGAAGCCATACCCTTGCCCAATGTTGATCAGGAAGAAGTGATAAGTTTTATCCAAAACcacatcatttataggtttggAATTCCTGAAACCATCACAACTGATCAAGGTTCAGTGTTTactggtcgaaagatgcaagaatTTGCTAGGCAAACAGGGTTTAAACTTTTGACTTCGACACCTTATTATGCGCAAGCAAATGGTCAAGTAGAAGCTGCCAATAAGATTATCATTGGATTAATCAGAAAACATATTGCTCAAAAGCCAAGAAATTGGAACAAGACTTTAAATCAAGTCTTATGGGCATGTAGAAATTCTCCTAAAGAGTCAACAAACTCTACTCCATTTCGATTAACATATGGTCATGATGCTGTGTTACCAGTAGAAATTTGTTTGCAATCCATCAGAATTCAAAGGCAAATGGAAATACCAATCGACCATTATTGGAGTATGATGTATGATGAATTGGTTGATTTAGacgaagaaaggctaagagcgcTTGATACTTTAAGTAGACAAGGAAAGAGTGGCAAAAGCTTATAA